GGTCGAGGCGTCGACGGGGCGGGCGGTCAGCCCTGCGCGGTGCAGGGAGGGCCAGAAGCGGTTCCCGGGCCGGGCGAAGGGCGCGTTGACCGCCGCGGTCCACAGGCCCGGATTGATCCCCACGATCAGCAGGCGCAGCTCCTCGCCGCGCGCCGCGTCCGGCAGCACGTCGTCGATGGCGTCGGTCGCGGGCGTTGAGAAGTCGGCGAGCTCGGCCCGGGTGGGCCTGCGGCCCCCGAGCGGGGAGGGACGGCGGGTGCTCATCCCGCCACCCTACGTCCGGCCGACGGGGGAGTGCGCCCGACGTACGCTGTGCGCATGCGCGCCACGGAGGCTGGACGACTGCAGGTGATCGCGGGCCCGATGTTCGCGGGCAAGACCGAGGAGCTGCTGCGGCGCGTCCATCGGGCGCGCCTGGCCGGGCTGCGGGTCGAGGTGGTGGGGCACCGGCTCGATGCGCGCGGCGGCGCGGACCGCCTGGCCACCCACCTTGGGCGCACCGCGGCGGCGCGGATGCTCGAGGATCCGGCGGAGCTGCTGGCGCTGCTTCCCGGGCGGGGGGACGAGGGCGCGGCGGCCTCCGGTGTGGCGGCGCCGGACCTGGTCGCGATCGATGAGGCGCAGTTCTTCGGCCCGGCCCTGGTCCCCGTGCTCGAGCAGTTGCTGGATGCCGGGATCGACGTCGCGGTCGCCGGGCTGTGCGTCACGTACGACGGCGGGCCCTTCGCGCCGCTGCCCGCGCTGATGGCGGTGGCGGAGGAGACCGTGAAGCTCACCGCGGTGTGCACCGTATGCGGGGCCGATGCCGCCTTCCACGTGCGCCTGGTCGAGGACGGCGAGAGCGCACTGCGGGCGACCCCCGCCCAGGTGGGCGGGGCGGAGTCCTACCGGGCGCGGTGCCGGGCCCACCGCGCGGCGGTCGCCGAGGCGGAGCGCCTCAGGTGATCGGCTCGGCGCCGTGCTCGAGCAGCTCGATGCCGTCGAGGTCCCACTGCCCGTCGATGCGCCGCACGTAGTAGCGCAGGTCCACATCGACCTCCTGCCCCTCGACCGTGTACGTCTCGGTGACCTCGAAGATCGCGTAGCCCTGACGGTTGATGCGCTCGTTGACCTCGTAGTCCACCGCGCTGATCGGCCCGAGCTCGTCCTCGAGGA
This genomic interval from Brachybacterium aquaticum contains the following:
- a CDS encoding thymidine kinase translates to MRATEAGRLQVIAGPMFAGKTEELLRRVHRARLAGLRVEVVGHRLDARGGADRLATHLGRTAAARMLEDPAELLALLPGRGDEGAAASGVAAPDLVAIDEAQFFGPALVPVLEQLLDAGIDVAVAGLCVTYDGGPFAPLPALMAVAEETVKLTAVCTVCGADAAFHVRLVEDGESALRATPAQVGGAESYRARCRAHRAAVAEAERLR